One window from the genome of Musa acuminata AAA Group cultivar baxijiao chromosome BXJ1-4, Cavendish_Baxijiao_AAA, whole genome shotgun sequence encodes:
- the LOC103982145 gene encoding LRR receptor-like serine/threonine-protein kinase RPK2, protein MPMPPRRRTLASSFLVVLLLLMAIASFGDKAELDTRGAERSALLGFKGHVSADPAGLLRRWGPGPDHCSWPGVGCDDRSRVVSLNISAKDGGFLLPCSRSGPYRRSCGDPRRRLAGTLSSAIGNLSDLRVLSLPFHGFDGVIPGEVWGLENLEVLDLESSSFSGRLPSLFPRKLRVLNLGSNLLQGEIPPSLSRCVELETLDLSGNQINGTIPGFLNGFSKLRELYLSFNRLGGSIPEEIGYGYRSLQILDLSGNLLVGSIPTKLGNCAKLRVLLLSSNLLDGSIPSELGRLSKLEVLDVSRNRLNGFVPAELGNCLELSVLVLLNLHDPMSDDEASNSVDKDEYNYFQGKLAENITALPKLRVLWAPRATFEGEIPGNWGSCESLETVNLGENRFTGMVPKVFGQCRNLRFLNLSSNNLVGCLDKELPVSCMDVFDVSRNQLSASIPRSTHEQCPSSRIPAHDLSSSYSSFFAYKSRSGLAFPSPETAGEFFIYHNFGRNNFTGTLPSLPLDNHRHANQTIYAFLANGNHLSGSLSAFALGMCNKVNHLIIDISDNMISGGFTSEVGAKCRSLVVLKVASNQISETIPASIGLLENLVSLDLSRNWLQGEIPASLKQLQSLKYLSLAGNNLSGHVPSGLGQLQSLKVLDLSSNSLTGYIPSDLVKMENLTTLLLNNNNLSGIIPSAFAKVASLSRFNVSFNNLSGSLPFNASTLRCDSLHGNPFLQSCHIYALSVPSSDLLGSSQSSQLFTNSPTGNSSDDSSSGGFSSVEIAAIASAAAIVSVILALIVLYIYARKCIPRPPIGASGRKEVTVFVDIGVPLTYESVVLATGGFNASNCIGSGGFGATYKAEISPGILVAIKRLAVGRFQGVQQFHAEIKTLGRWQHPNLVTLIGYHVSDSEMFLIYNYFPGGNLERFIQERSKRSVDWRMLHKIALNIACALVHLHDQCMPRILHRDVKPSNILLDDECNAYLSDFGLARLLGNSETHATTGVKGTFGYVAPEYAMTCRVSDKADVYSYGVVLLELISDKKALDPSFSPYGDGFNIVTWACMLLQKGRAHEFFTEGLWDVAPHDDLVGILHLGVKCTVESLSIRPTMKQVVKKLREIQPPHYGHG, encoded by the coding sequence ATGCCGATGCCACCACGCCGGAGAACCCTTGCTTCCTCCttcctcgtcgtcctcctcctcttgaTGGCCATCGCTTCCTTCGGCGACAAAGCCGAACTGGACACTCGTGGAGCGGAGCGATCCGCGCTGCTTGGTTTCAAGGGCCACGTCTCGGCTGACCCCGCCGGGCTACTCCGCCGCTGGGGCCCCGGCCCCGACCACTGCTCCTGGCCCGGCGTCGGTTGCGACGACCGGTCCCGGGTCGTCTCCCTCAATATCTCCGCGAAAGATGGCGGTTTTCTTCTTCCCTGCTCCCGGTCTGGCCCGTATCGTCGGAGCTGCGGCGATCCCCGACGAAGGCTGGCGGGAACGTTGAGCTCCGCCATCGGGAATCTTTCCGACCTAAGGGTGCTGTCCTTGCCGTTCCATGGCTTTGATGGCGTGATCCCTGGCGAGGTCTGGGGTTTGGAGAACCTGGAAGTGCTTGACCTCGAGAGTAGCTCGTTCTCTGGTAGGCTTCCCTCGCTTTTCCCTAGAAAGTTGCGTGTGCTAAATCTGGGGTCCAATTTGCTTCAAGGTGagatccctccctccctctcgagATGTGTGGAATTAGAGACCCTAGACCTATCCGGCAACCAGATCAATGGAACGATTCCAGGGTTTCTTAATGGTTTTTCCAAACTAAGAGAGCTGTATCTCTCTTTTAATCGTCTCGGAGGATCGATTCCTGAGGAGATTGGCTATGGGTACCGTAGTCTTCAGATTTTGGACTTGTCTGGAAATTTATTGGTCGGAAGCATTCCAACCAAACTAGGCAACTGCGCCAAGCTGCGTGTTCTGTTGCTGTCCTCCAATCTTTTGGATGGCTCTATTCCTTCTGAGCTTGGGCGATTGAGCAAGCTTGAAGTTTTAGATGTCTCCAGGAACCGTTTGAATGGATTCGTCCCTGCAGAGCTGGGGAACTGCTTAGAATTGTCTGTCCTTGTTCTTCTGAATCTACATGATCCCATGTCGGATGATGAAGCTTCAAATTCTGTTGATAAGGATGAATATAATTATTTCCAAGGCAAACTTGCCGAAAACATCACGGCTCTGCCGAAGCTTAGGGTGCTTTGGGCACCAAGGGCAACGTTTGAAGGGGAGATTCCTGGCAACTGGGGTTCTTGTGAGAGCTTGGAAACAGTTAACTTGGGTGAGAATCGTTTCACAGGAATGGTACCTAAAGTGTTTGGCCAGTGCCGAAACCTCAGATTTCTTAATCTAAGCTCAAACAATTTGGTGGGTTGCCTTGACAAGGAGCTTCCTGTGTCCTGTATGGATGTCTTTGATGTCAGCAGGAATCAGTTATCTGCCTCCATCCCAAGGTCTACTCACGAGCAATGCCCTTCATCTCGGATCCCCGCACACGACCTGTCTTCGTCTTATTCTTCATTCTTTGCTTATAAGAGTCGCAGTGGACTTGCCTTTCCTTCTCCTGAAACTGCTGGTGAATTTTTCATATATCACAATTTTGGAAGGAATAATTTTACAGGTACTCTGCCTTCTTTACCATTGGACAATCATAGGCATGCTAACCAGACTATTTATGCATTTCTGGCTAATGGGAACCATCTCTCTGGCTCACTTAGTGCTTTTGCCTTGGGGATGTGCAACAAAGTGAATCACCTAATCATTGACATCAGCGACAACATGATATCTGGTGGGTTTACATCAGAAGTAGGTGCAAAATGCAGGTCTCTTGTGGTTCTGAAAGTTGCTAGCAATCAGATTTCAGAAACAATTCCTGCAAGTATTGGGTTACTAGAAAATCTTGTTAGTCTGGATTTAAGTAGGAATTGGCTGCAGGGTGAGATACCTGCCAGTCTTAAACAGTTACAAAGTTTGAAATATCTCTCATTAGCTGGTAACAATCTTAGTGGCCATGTCCCATCTGGCTTGGGTCAGTTGCAATCCCTCAAGGTTTTGGATCTCTCATCAAATTCCCTCACTGGTTATATTCCTAGTGATCTTGTGAAGATGGAAAATCTTACCACCCTTTTACTTAACAACAACAATCTTTCTGGGATTATTCCTTCTGCTTTTGCTAAAGTGGCATCACTTTCTAGGTTCAATGTTTCCTTCAATAATTTGTCTGGATCATTGCCTTTTAATGCCAGTACATTGAGATGTGATAGTCTTCATGGTAATCCATTTCTCCAGTCTTGTCATATCTATGCTCTCTCTGTTCCATCCTCTGATTTGCTGGGGAGCAGCCAGAGTTCGCAACTATTTACCAACTCACCAACAGGAAACTCTTCAGATGACAGCAGCAGTGGTGGCTTTAGTTCTGTTGAAATTGCTGCAATTGCTTCAGCTGCAGCCATAGTTTCAGTCATTCTAGCTCTAATTGTTCTCTATATTTATGCAAGAAAGTGCATACCTAGGCCCCCCATTGGAGCTTCTGGAAGAAAGGAAGTGACTGTTTTTGTGGATATTGGTGTTCCGCTAACCTATGAGAGTGTTGTCCTAGCCACAGGGGGTTTCAATGCTAGCAACTGCATTGGCAGTGGAGGATTCGGGGCTACATATAAGGCTGAGATTTCACCAGGCATTCTGGTTGCTATAAAGAGGCTTGCAGTAGGGAGGTTTCAAGGTGTTCAACAGTTTCATGCAGAAATCAAGACCCTTGGGAGATGGCAGCACCCTAATCTTGTGACCCTAATAGGATACCATGTTAGCGACTCTGAGATGTttcttatatataattattttccaGGAGGTAATTTAGAGAGATTTATACAGGAAAGATCAAAAAGGTCTGTGGATTGGAGGATGCTTCACAAGATTGCTTTAAACATTGCATGTGCACTTGTTCATCTGCATGATCAGTGCATGCCCCGCATCCTTCATCGAGATGTTAAACCTAGCAACATACTGTTGGACGATGAATGTAATGCTTATCTCTCTGACTTTGGATTGGCGAGGCTTCTAGGAAATTCTGAAACCCATGCGACCACTGGTGTCAAGGGAACATTTGGTTATGTTGCTCCGGAGTATGCAATGACTTGTCGAGTGTCTGATAAAGCAGATGTATATAGCTACGGTGTGGTGCTGTTGGAATTAATTTCAGACAAAAAAGCATTGGATCCTTCCTTCTCTCCATatggtgatggcttcaatattgtTACCTGGGCATGCATGCTGCTGCAAAAAGGCCGTGCTCACGAATTTTTCACTGAGGGACTGTGGGATGTGGCTCCGCATGATGATTTGGTAGGGATTTTGCACCTAGGTGTCAAGTGTACTGTTGAATCACTTTCTATTAGGCCCACAATGAAGCAAGTTGTTAAGAAGCTAAGGGAAATCCAACCTCCACATTATGGGCATGGTTAA